The proteins below are encoded in one region of Methanoculleus taiwanensis:
- a CDS encoding class II glutamine amidotransferase, with protein sequence MCGIIGVMDRRRQRMDGSAIKRALSMMNERGSGEGAGYVAYGVYPEYKDCYALHVFFDNTHETKRIVDTTLEQWGTIVHDERIPTYDQPGLRAIHIPWRYFFKPDPNRMSHSRSPEDDIVAQIVMRINTARKGALIYSSGKNVGVFKAAGWPEEVADFYRIEDYKGYIWLAHNRYPTNTPGWWGGAHPFNLLNWSVVHNGEITSYGTNRRHIESYGYQCTMFTDTEVVAYLFDHLVRKHGLDIDLAVRALAPPFWDDIDTMPEAREKLNRAIRLAYGPAMMNGPFAIVVANHDAMVGFTDRIKLRPLVVGECGDRLYISSEEAAIRAMEPNVERINMPPAGEPVIGRFVV encoded by the coding sequence ATGTGTGGCATAATTGGAGTAATGGATCGACGGCGCCAGCGAATGGACGGTTCCGCCATTAAGCGTGCTCTCTCCATGATGAATGAGCGCGGGAGTGGAGAGGGGGCGGGATACGTAGCCTACGGCGTCTATCCGGAATATAAAGACTGCTATGCGTTACATGTGTTTTTTGATAATACTCATGAAACGAAGCGCATAGTCGACACAACGCTCGAACAGTGGGGAACGATCGTCCACGACGAGAGGATCCCGACCTACGACCAGCCGGGCCTGCGGGCAATACATATCCCGTGGCGGTACTTCTTCAAGCCAGACCCAAACAGGATGTCCCACAGCAGGTCGCCCGAAGACGATATCGTGGCGCAGATCGTGATGAGGATCAACACCGCCCGGAAGGGTGCGCTCATCTACTCATCGGGAAAGAACGTGGGAGTCTTCAAGGCTGCAGGCTGGCCGGAAGAGGTTGCCGACTTCTACCGCATAGAGGACTACAAAGGCTACATCTGGCTTGCGCACAACCGCTACCCGACCAACACGCCCGGATGGTGGGGAGGAGCGCACCCGTTCAATCTCCTGAACTGGAGCGTCGTTCACAACGGTGAGATCACCTCATACGGGACGAACCGCCGGCACATCGAGAGTTACGGCTACCAGTGCACGATGTTCACCGACACCGAAGTGGTTGCCTATCTCTTCGACCACCTGGTGCGAAAGCACGGGCTCGATATCGACCTCGCCGTCCGCGCCCTCGCGCCACCGTTCTGGGACGATATCGACACGATGCCCGAGGCACGAGAGAAGCTGAACCGTGCCATCAGGCTTGCATACGGCCCTGCGATGATGAACGGACCGTTCGCCATCGTCGTCGCCAACCACGATGCGATGGTCGGGTTCACCGACCGGATTAAACTGCGCCCCCTCGTCGTCGGCGAATGCGGCGACCGCCTCTACATCTCGAGCGAAGAGGCCGCTATCCGCGCCATGGAGCCGAACGTCGAGCGGATCAACATGCCACCGGCGGGCGAGCCCGTCATAGGGAGGTTTGTCGTATGA